One genomic window of Anguilla anguilla isolate fAngAng1 chromosome 13, fAngAng1.pri, whole genome shotgun sequence includes the following:
- the zgc:162200 gene encoding protein bicaudal D homolog 2: protein MLEDGEAEGRSLQAELERLSLELQEANEEKLQAARYGLAVLEESASLKSKHGQLEEEHEALKQELQQLREALADSLSSQKRAAADGETREESLLQETASKEAAMAQRLDDLQGELRQARVALVNAQAESDRLGALSAQVRKECEGLELEKAQLREEMKEYKLRELQQLQDNSELEEENISLQKQVSMLKENQVEFEAVKLELTHKEEEQEVLRAQLEEAGRLREIAERQLEEALEALKEEREQKNSLRRELSALAAAPFGPSAHLELHLEQLEESQDEGRGEDQDSGYNLGLAALSRSNGQLCFSTPRSRDVFLRPPAPSLVSDLLSELHLSDSQTLQQQLLQAEIDKAALGSTVQELQRQLLVSKETQTEQEARLKKLAQQLDDLKGHGGPQGAGDQQGALENGHDYELDVNGAEILESRMRAASEEVQSLREELQEVGERYAALEGRYRQEKERWRGEAQELAEKIRACIRASRQDQERIGQLEKEIGATRKVAIDSEGHLSVAQEELLAFSEELANLYHHICVCNNLTPSRVTLDYYRQGPRAGPGGRGPHPHPRKRCSGDLLGKMLQGAGLGGDTDSSGSGGGSGDSSPVSAGVGSCPGSPTLDFRDPTNVRNLVAVIRSQMKHLQVAVDLCRQRGSLPAPSGRGLGVAEAERDTEALLEEVLKLKSLLSTKREQIATLRTVLKANKQAAEVALTKLKTKYQAEKTLVTETMVKLRNELKALKEDAATFSSLRVMFASRCDQYITQLDEMQRQLAAAEDEKKTLNSLLRMAIQQKLALTQRLEDLEPPYSPSTSAGSPRRSRAKQLGAAKTGRAPRSPRGSPARPLGGSPRGSPGRTAGGQGVALSAGAGGGHIRTLVRSLHPSTR, encoded by the exons ATGCTGGAGGATGGGGAGGCGGAGGGTAGGTCCCTGCAGGCGGAGCTGGAGAGGCTGAGCCTGGAGCTCCAGGAGGCCAATGAGGAGAAGCTGCAGGCGGCCCGGTACGGGCTGGCCGTGCTGGAGGAAAGCGCCTCTTTGAAGAGCAAGCACGGCCAGCTGGAAGAGGAGCACGAGGCGCTCaaacaggagctgcagcagctcaGAGAG GCCCTGGCCGACTCGCTGAGCAGTCAGAAGCGGGCGGCGGCCGACGGGGAGACCCGGGAGGAGAGCCTGCTGCAGGAGACGGCCAGCAAGGAGGCGGCCATGGCGCAGCGGCTGGAcgacctgcagggggagctgcGGCAGGCCAGAGTGGCGCTGGTCAACGCCCAGGCCGAGAGCGACAGGCTGGGAGCGCTGTCCGCACAAGTCCGCAAG GAGTGTGaggggctggagctggagaaggctCAGCTCAGAGAGGAGATGAAGGAGTACAAGCTGCGGgagctccagcagctccaggacAACagcgagctggaggaggagaacatCTCCCTGCAGAAACAGGTCTCCATGCTGAAGGAGAACCAG gtggagTTTGAGGCGGTAAAGTTGGAGCTAACCCataaggaggaggagcaggaggtgctGCGTGCACagctggaggaggcggggcGGCTGCGGGAGATCGCGGAGcggcagctggaggaggcgctggAGGCGTTGAAGGAGGAGCGGGAGCAGAAGAACAGCCTGCGGCGGGAGCTCTCTGCCCTGGCCGCCGCCCCCTTCGGCCCGTCCGCTCACCTGGAGCTGcacctggagcagctggaggagagccAGGACGAGGGGCGGGGCGAGGACCAGGACAGCGGCTACAACCTCGGCCTGGCCGCGCTCTCCCGGTCCAACGGCCAGCTGTGCTTCTCCACCCCCCGGAGCAGGGACGTCTTTCTGCGCCCGCCTGCCCCCAGCTTGGTCTCTGACCTGCTCAGCGAGCTCCACCTGTCCGACAGCCAGACACTCCAacagcagctcctgcag GCAGAGATAGATAAGGCAGCACTGGGCTCGACAgtgcaggagctgcagaggCAGCTGCTGGTCTCCAAGGAGACGCAGACGGAGCAGGAGGCCAGGCTGAAGAAGCTGGCGCAGCAGCTGGATGACCTGAAGGGGCACGGTGGACCGCAGGGTGCCggcgaccagcagggggcgctggagaACGGGCACGACTACGAGCTGGACGTGAACGGGGCGGAGATCCTGGAGAGCCGCATGCGGGCGGCCAGCGAGGAGGTGCAGAGCCTGcgggaggagctgcaggaggtgggggagCGCTACGCCGCCCTGGAGGGCAGGTACCGGCAGGAGAAGGAGCGCTGGAGGGGCGAGGCGCAGGAGCTGGCCGAGAAGATCCGGGCGTGCATCAGGGCCAGCCGCCAGGACCAGGAGCGCATCGgccagctggagaaggagatcGGCGCCACGCGCAAGGTGGCCATCGACTCGGAGGGGCACCTGAGCGTGGCCcaggaggagctgctggccTTCTCCGAGGAGCTGGCCAACCTGTACCACCACATCTGCGTCTGCAACAACCTGACGCCCAGCCGCGTCACGCTGGACTACTACCGGCAGGGCCCCCGGGCGGGGCCCGGCGGGCGcggaccccacccccacccacgcAAGCGCTGCTCCGGAGACCTGCTGGGGAAGAtgctgcagggggcggggctgggcggggaCACGGACAGCAGCGGCAGCGGGGGGGGCAGCGGTGACTCCTCCCCCGTCAGCGCCGGGGTGGGCAGCTGCCCCGGCTCCCCCACCCTCGACTTCCGGGACCCCACCAACGTGCGCAACCTGGTGGCCGTCATCCGCAGCCAGATGAAGCACCTGCAG GTAGCGGTAGACCTGTGCCGGCAGAGGGGATCGCTGCCCGCCCCCTCCGGGAGGGGCCTGGGCGTGGCCGAGGCGGAGCGGGACACGGAGgccctgctggaggaggtgctgaAGCTCAAGTCCCTGCTGAGCACCAAGAGGGAGCAGATCGCCACACTCAGGACCGTGCTGAAGGCCAACAAACAG GCGGCGGAGGTGGCTCTGACCAAGCTGAAGACGAAGTACCAGGCGGAGAAGACCCTGGTGACGGAGACGATGGTGAAGCTGCGTAACGAGCTGAAGGCCCTGAAGGAGGACGCCGCCACCTTCTCATCTCTGAGAGTCATGTTTGCCAGCAG GTGTGATCAGTACATCACGCAGCTGGATGAGATGCAGAGGCAgctggcggcggcggaggaCGAGAAGAAGACGCTCAACTCGCTGCTGCGCATGGCCATCCAGCAGAAGCTGGCGCTGACGCAGCGGCTGGAGGACCTGGAGCCGCCGTACTCCCCCAGCACCAGCGCCGGCAGCCCCCGCCGCTCCCGCGCCAAGCAGCTGGGCGCCGCCAAGACCGGGCGCGCCCCCCGGAGCCCCCGAGGGAGCCCCGCCCGTCCGCTGGGGGGCAGCCCGCGGGGGAGCCCCGGCAGGACCGCGGGGGGCCAGGGCGTGGCCCTCAGCGCCGGCGCTGGGGGCGGACACATCCGCACGCTCGTCCGAAGCCTGCACCCCAGCACC cgataa